Proteins encoded by one window of Bacteroidota bacterium:
- the tatA gene encoding twin-arginine translocase TatA/TatE family subunit — protein MFGNLGTTEILLIFLFILIFFGAKKIPDLAQGLGKGIREFRKAARDIQTDIEQPKDSAKVEEKKDQ, from the coding sequence ATGTTTGGCAATTTAGGAACGACTGAAATATTATTAATTTTTCTTTTCATTTTAATATTTTTTGGTGCTAAAAAAATTCCGGATTTAGCTCAAGGTTTAGGCAAGGGCATACGTGAATTTCGGAAAGCAGCACGAGATATTCAAACCGACATCGAACAACCAAAGGATTCTGCAAAAGTAGAAGAGAAGAAGGATCAATAA
- the ndk gene encoding nucleoside-diphosphate kinase, producing MERTLAILKPDCVRKKLTGAVIARIEKAGFKIIGIKKNRLTKETAGAFYAVHKGMPFYDGLVEFMSSGCCVPIALEKENAIADFRALIGATDPAEAVPGTIRKDFADNKGENIVHGSDSPENGKIEIAFFFSEKELIEVI from the coding sequence ATAGAAAGAACATTAGCAATTCTGAAACCTGATTGCGTTAGAAAAAAATTAACAGGTGCAGTAATTGCACGAATAGAAAAAGCAGGTTTTAAAATAATCGGCATAAAAAAAAACCGGCTTACCAAAGAAACTGCTGGTGCATTTTATGCTGTTCATAAAGGCATGCCCTTTTACGATGGTTTGGTCGAGTTTATGAGCTCGGGTTGCTGTGTTCCAATAGCTTTAGAAAAAGAGAATGCAATTGCAGATTTTCGAGCTTTAATCGGCGCAACCGATCCGGCTGAAGCTGTGCCGGGTACTATCAGGAAAGATTTTGCCGACAACAAAGGTGAGAATATCGTGCACGGATCCGACTCACCCGAAAACGGTAAAATTGAGATAGCATTCTTTTTCTCTGAAAAAGAATTAATCGAA
- the purQ gene encoding phosphoribosylformylglycinamidine synthase subunit PurQ: protein MIRSDVKFGVVVFPGSNCDHDCYYVLKNILNQEVRYFWHKETSVADVDALILPGGFSYGDYLRCGAIARFSPIMKAVIEFANKGGVVIGICNGFQILCETGLLPGVLLRNKSLKFICDYVYLRVENNSNRFTSEYRQGEIIKIPIAHGDGNYFADAETINRLEQNRQIVFRYSDVNGIITDGANPNGALHNIAGIINEAGNVLGMMPHPERASDEVLLHTDGKKMFESVIKKLIHEKVFN, encoded by the coding sequence ATGATTCGCTCGGATGTTAAATTTGGTGTAGTGGTTTTTCCGGGTTCAAACTGCGACCACGATTGTTATTATGTACTGAAAAATATATTAAATCAGGAAGTACGATATTTCTGGCACAAAGAAACTTCAGTTGCGGATGTTGATGCGCTGATTTTGCCTGGCGGTTTTTCGTATGGCGATTATTTACGATGCGGTGCAATTGCCCGATTTTCACCAATTATGAAAGCAGTAATTGAGTTTGCCAACAAAGGTGGTGTTGTAATAGGAATTTGTAACGGCTTTCAAATACTTTGCGAAACGGGGTTGCTGCCCGGTGTTCTGTTGCGTAATAAATCGCTCAAGTTCATCTGCGATTATGTTTATCTGCGGGTCGAAAATAATTCTAACCGCTTCACCTCGGAATACAGACAAGGTGAAATAATTAAAATACCAATTGCCCACGGTGATGGTAATTATTTTGCGGACGCAGAAACGATTAATAGATTAGAACAAAACCGTCAAATAGTATTCCGTTACAGTGATGTAAATGGGATAATTACGGATGGAGCGAATCCGAATGGTGCTCTTCACAATATTGCGGGAATAATTAACGAAGCTGGAAATGTTCTCGGTATGATGCCGCACCCCGAAAGAGCTTCGGATGAAGTGCTGCTTCATACGGATGGTAAAAAAATGTTTGAATCAGTTATTAAAAAATTAATTCATGAAAAAGTGTTTAACTAA
- the sucD gene encoding succinate--CoA ligase subunit alpha, translating to MSILADNTTRLVVQGITGGEGTFHTSQMIAYGTKVVAGVTPGKGDMMYKGNEIDTFAHPVPVFNTVADAVKSEGANTSVIFVPSAFAADAIKESADAGIKLIVCITEGIPTKDMVIVKEYLKQKNVRLIGPNCPGVISPGKAKVGIMPGFIHLPGKVGLISRSGTLTYEAVWQLTERGIGQSTCIGIGGDPIIGTQFTDALKIFKNDPDTEAIIMIGEIGGTAEEEAAEYIKKEFNKPVIGFIAGRTAPPGRRMGHAGAIISGGKGTASEKMQAMREAGIHVVESPALIGETVQKVLAEQRKPAKSKK from the coding sequence ATGAGCATACTTGCAGATAATACAACACGTTTAGTAGTACAAGGAATAACAGGTGGCGAAGGAACGTTTCATACATCGCAAATGATTGCATACGGAACGAAAGTCGTTGCCGGCGTAACACCTGGTAAAGGTGACATGATGTATAAAGGAAACGAAATAGATACGTTTGCACATCCGGTACCAGTTTTCAACACCGTTGCCGATGCAGTTAAATCGGAAGGTGCCAACACCTCGGTGATTTTTGTACCATCGGCTTTTGCCGCAGATGCAATAAAAGAATCCGCAGATGCTGGGATTAAGTTAATCGTGTGCATTACTGAGGGAATTCCGACAAAAGATATGGTAATCGTGAAAGAATATCTAAAACAGAAAAATGTTCGTTTGATAGGACCAAATTGTCCGGGTGTCATTTCGCCGGGGAAAGCAAAAGTTGGAATTATGCCGGGCTTTATTCATTTGCCTGGGAAAGTCGGACTGATTTCGCGCAGTGGTACGTTAACATACGAAGCCGTCTGGCAGCTAACCGAGCGAGGCATCGGTCAGTCAACCTGCATCGGAATTGGCGGCGATCCGATTATCGGAACTCAATTTACAGATGCTTTGAAAATATTTAAGAACGATCCGGATACCGAAGCAATAATTATGATTGGTGAGATAGGTGGAACAGCCGAAGAGGAAGCTGCTGAATACATTAAGAAAGAATTTAATAAACCGGTTATCGGATTTATTGCAGGAAGAACAGCACCTCCCGGACGAAGAATGGGTCACGCTGGCGCAATAATTTCAGGAGGCAAGGGAACTGCTTCTGAAAAAATGCAAGCGATGCGTGAAGCGGGGATTCATGTTGTTGAAAGTCCGGCCCTGATTGGTGAAACCGTACAAAAAGTTTTAGCTGAACAAAGGAAACCGGCAAAAAGTAAAAAATAA